AAGTAATAAGGTATCCATGTCAAGTACAAACTTTTTAAACTTTATCTCATCCACTATAATAAAGTAAAGCTTAATAAACTTAGCTATTTTTTGAATAAacaattaaaagaattttatttaTTCTAGTGGATCAAATTTTTTATGAAAGTATATCAAATTTTATGCAGactagagaaaaaaaataaatttcagtgGGGGCATTAAATAAAAAAACATATCTTTGtcaataaaattttagaaaatctaatgaaaattgaaaaaattttaaaatttcagtggattgcACCCCACTGAAGAATACTTGGCTCTGCCCCTGATGTTAGGTCATATTtaagaaaagaggaaatttggatggCAATTGTGTGTAACCTTTGTGCATCATGACCAATAATGCCATTGATCATAGTGCTTCAAGTTTGTATGTGAGTCTGAAGTTCCTTGTGCAAAATTATCTTGGATTTTAGGTTTACGTGTAACATTTCTTATTACAGCATAAGCCCTATAtagaatttcttgattaacttcaATCTGCAACAAATTTGCACAGAGAAAGAGGAGCGTTTACTCATTCTTCTGGATGTTGGAGAAATTCATTCTCCTGTTATTTTGTGCTTAATTCATTGTCTTATCAGTCACTACCTGAAGTGTGCATACACAAAAGGACCATCAATGAAATTAATTCTATCATTCAATTTGATTTCCACATATCATTTCAGATAAAATCTTAAAGGCTGCAAATCAAACTGGTGGAATAACTGTTGTTGTGGATATGGTATAATTGGTAGGTTGCAACCACTTAAATCTATTTGACTAGTCTAGTTTGAACTCTTTATAAGCGGATCTAAGAGTAGGTAAGTCTAGCTCTGTTTTGGACATTATTATGGTGAGCATTTAGTTTTGTGAGCCttgtttattttcaaaataattattttttgactGGATCTAATGCTAGTTTTTTGTTTTTGCTGATTAACAGGACACAATGGTACCATAAATGGACAGGGTCAAACATGGTGGAAAAAGTATCGTCAAAAGCTTCTCAACCACACAAGGGGGCCCCTTTTGCAGATTATGTGGTCAAGTGACATTCTGATCACTAATATAACATTGAGGGATTCCCCTTTTTGGACACTCCATCCATATGACTGCAAGAATGTAACTATAAGGAATGTTACAATCTTGGCTCCTATATTTGAAGCCCCAAATACTGATGGAATTGATCCTGGTATGTATTTTTTACCATTGTGTTTTTCTCTCCACAGTCCACATGAATAATGGCGGGCCAGGCCCATGGCTAAAAAAATGGATTTTATTCTTTATGGGTGTTCAGATTCTGTATTTATCTGAATTTCTATCATTTTCTATAAAATCCTTTTAAGAGATGGAATACCAGTTGAATAATTACCTTGCAGTAATCCTGCCACATCAAAGATAAGAAAAAGGTAAATTGGTATTTTAAAACCCAATTTAAAACTAGTGAAAACTTTTCTATCAATGGTCAGACCATATGTTGGGAAATGCTAAATTATGGAAGTTCCAGTTCCATACATTTCAGGTATACTTGATGGAAATACTTTATTGTGAGAGTTTGCTTGGAgctcaaaatttttaatcttcAAAAATAAGTTCATTTACCTTTCCTTTTCTCCTATTTCTCTATTTTAATGTTCCTAAGCTGACTTTATTCTTGTATGTAAGGAAATTGTGCTCCTATTAATGTCATTGTTGCCCTCATtacatttttcctttttcttgttctttcttCTGTGCTGTAACTTAATGGGTATTAAACTATTAATACCTTACTTTGTGCATCAAGTTGCCCTGCCAAAAGCTTCTTACTGTGATATGGGATAACTATCTAAATAGTAACTATTCTACTACTTGGTTCGCTATGAAGTTAGCTAGCAAATAGCAATATCTTCTTTCCATCCTGAATATAATTTTTGGGGATATAACAGATTCTTGTGAGGATATGGTAATTGAAGACTGTTACATAAGTGTGGGGGATGATGGAATTGCAATAAAGAGTGGCTGGGATCAGTATGGAATTGCATTTGGTCGACCTTCAATGAATATTCTCATCCGTAACCTTGTGGTTCGTTCTATGGTCAGGTGAAGTTTctttcataattttcttccaacttGGTGAATGTTTTCTTGTTTTCTTCATGTCAGTGGAAGACAATTTCATAATTGTTTGTCTGCATGGCCCAAGCAATACGTTATTGAAtctttttatgttatatttttgttgGCTTTGTCTTGCGTTGTGGAAGCTTTGGATACATGCATGTAATACATAAAGCTGTAATTTATGTAGCAAATGTTCATTAGAGGTTTGCTTATGATATAGGACGTACTATATTTATATGCTTCAATCATCCTGAATCTATTTTGCTTAAATTGTTGGTTTATGAATTAATTCAGAATAAGTTAATCTATTGTGTGAACAATTAGTTAAAGATGAGCAATTCTTTTCTATCCAGAGGAGAAATGGTAAGGAATAGCTTTGATAAGTATCATCTTTTTACTTGtcagtttttcttatttttgtttGTTTATAATCAGGTTAGCTTAGCTTGtttgtataaattattttaacaaaCTTGAATTTCTTTAAAACATGCATGTCAATTGTTTTGAAGGTAATTTTATTCCCAAAAACAAGGAAATATTGTTTCATAATGCAAAGATAACCTGACACAAGAGGAAACTGCTACTTGTTTTGGCCATCGTGATAGGCTGCTTGTGTTTAACCTGTGTGTCTTTTGGCCAGGGATTCTGGTATAGTTAACATAAGTAGAAATCTGATCACAAAAAAAATAAAGAGCTTggattaaggaaaattttaatcTAGCAACGTCAATATTGGTTGATTAATAACTGCAGAATGATGCATATGGACTTGTCATGAACCTTGCCCTGGCATGCAGTAACTGCATGTCTTCACTCTTTGAATGGTAACTGAGATCCCCCTTGGTCGATTTTTGAAACAGTGCCGGAGTATCAATTGGCAGTGAGATGTCAGGTGGTGTATCAAATGTCACCGTGGAAAACGTCCTTGTGTGGAGCTCTAGGCGTGCAGTTCGGATAAAGACAGCCCCTGGAAGAGGTGGATATATTCGACATATAACCTATCGGAATCTAACATTTGACAATGTCCGAGTTGGAATTGTTATCAAGACAGATTACAATGAACACCCTGACGAAGGTTATGATCCTAAGGCAGTTCCAAAACTAGAGGACATAAGCTACACTGGAGTCCATGGTCAAGGAGTTCGCGTGCCAGTGCGGATACATGGGAGTGAAGAAATTCCAGTTAGGAACGTGACTTTTCGGGATATGTCAGTGGGAATAACATACAAGAAGAAGCATATATTCCAGTGCGCTTTTGTTGAAGGTCGTGTAATAGGTACCATATTCCCTGCCCCATGTGAGAATCTTGATCGTTATGATGAGCAAGAACGACTCATTAAGCACTCCGTCTCCCAGAACTTGACAGATGTAGACTATGATTTTTGATAAAATGTTGAGTTCCCAATCTCCTGGGCATAGCTTTCTTGAGTTGAGTGACTTCAACATTTGTCTGTATGAGATAAGCTGGATAAATCACCCTGGAGCGGTTAATCTCGCTCTTAATGTTTTCTGCCAAAGTGTTATCGAGTTTTTTTCATTTCTTGACAGAGTTGTATATATACAGAAAATTCTCAGTTGTTCATACATTCATGAGGGTGCCGAAATTCCATAGCTTGTTTTCTACACTTTCCGAAACCTCTTACATGGTTGCAAAGCCGCTTCAAGTCAATTGATTAAGAACAGTGTACACCTCATAAGGAAGATGAGATAAATAGCTTTAAATTTTCGGATAAATAGCTCACAGAGAAAGATGAATGAACAAAAGATGACCTGTTGATTAAGTAAACTTTTACTGAAAGACTTGATTAACCCATAAATCATACTAAATAATTAGCATAAAAAATTGTTGATTAAGTAATGGGTAGCAGGCAACTAGTCAAGCAGGATTTGAAGACCCTTTTAGGTTTGGTAAACCAACACCAACCTTGTGTCAACTCCTTAATTCATGTGATTTGGACTATTGAACACATTCATCAGTTGTTCCTTTTGGACCACATTTTACTAAATAATTGAAAAATCTCCATCTACTCTGCGGTcttaattaaattcttattggACAAATAATAGAGCACATGGCTCTAGCTAGTAGACGTTGTGGATTAAAATAACATCATTGATTTGAATGAAAGGTTGTGGATTTTTCCAATTTCCACACCTTACCTtatctttagttcacttcaataaTTTGTTGAAGGTGAGGATGTTTTATTAATCAGCAACATCCAATCATTGCTTTTAGGTATCAGAAGACATTATAATTTAAGAGTAACACACCTTTAATTTCAATTCACCACCACCCCAGCAAGATCCAGGTTGCTTAATGAAGGTTTACGAATCCTATTCAGCATTAAGAAAAATACTTTTTTTAAActtattaattagaaaaatattaaaaaataatttaaaattaaaattaataaattttaataataagaatactaaaataataaaataatttttttttaaattatttattttattgatttttaatctCCAATCTCAAAATCAAACAAACACAAAGCCTTTATCTAAAAATTgctcttttttttctctctttttttctctctttttttctaCACACGACTTATTCCCTTCCATCATTTTCCTTAGTTTGAGGGACAATTTTTGGCTATCAACAACCTCCTCTCCTTCCTTTTCTTTTAAAAATCTTAATATATATAAGTGCTTTTACACAAATTTAGATCTATGACAGCTTTTTTCTCTCCTCTTTTATGAGACTTTTGGTGAATTTCTTATCTACTCTACGGGTTTCCCTTCAAAGAGTAGATATGGAGTTTACTAGACAAGAGAAAGCCTTTCTAACAGAAAATCCAAGTCACCTAATCGAGATCTAGCTGTACTCATCCTCCTCTGTGTATTTAGGAGTAGAACCATGTGTTTCCGTTGAGTATTGAAATGTTACTATTCATAGAGTGTATCCACTTCCTAGCTTTGATTAAGTTGTTGCAAttctgcaattttttttttatgctatTTTAGTTTCAGATTGCGCTTAATATTTATCTATCAAAATCACCCATTATTTAAACGAGTTTCAtatttttgaaatatatatttGAATTTTAATCATCATGTGTTCATATATATAATTGGTCTGTGGTTGAGATGAAAACAGAAAACTGAAAAAGCATGTTCTACAATAGACCACACCTCCACATATGTACCAACATCTGCAGGCCATTGCACCAACTTTTGGACCACAGATTTGGAGTTCTTCTTAGATTCTGGTTCCTAGAAAAGCAGAACCATGAGAACTGATTTTAGGCATCCTGAGGACACAGTTTCTCTCTTTCTGTTCTGTCTCCATCCAAAGATATTATCTCCCATTCTCACTACTAATTGGACACCCTTTGCTCACAAGTCATtattaaatattcaatttttttttctttaaattttcccTACTCATATTAATTATATCTTTGTCATGGTAATTAATTATAGGTAAGGATATTGATGGTTTACATATTCTTATATTGTAAATGAGAGAGATTAGGGAAAATTATCATgtttaaacataaaattaaaaggataattgataagATATGATATCTAGCCCTGCGTAGCTTGGTGACATAAGGCACTTATCGAAATCTGGCCAGGCTAGATTCGAGACTCCCCTCTCCTTTACCCTTGTGCCTTGAtgacaaaaaggaaaaaaaaaaaattgacaagaTATGATGATAATAACTGAATGGCGTGGAAGTTGGTATCATAATAGGAATCACAAAGTCAAGAAGAATTGTGAACAATTGCTGCATTAATTATAATAGGGCACAATCAAACGTGCGTGAAGGTCCATTTCAATTTTCAGGAATTTGAGAAAAATGTCCACAAGTTCTTgtgtttgttaaaaaaaaaaaattaatttgtcaatcaagtaatttattttttggtattttaataattatataaattaatcacTGTTATTAAAATCTCAATtcgttaattttaataaaaataattaaaatatacttaATTCTATTTTATATTTGAAAACAATTTAATCACTTATGTTTAATTAAACCTACAATcttaaaatatcagaaatgaaattattttcaacttagaaaataaaattaaggataatttaaataattttattagatTTGAtagaaaattaatgataattctaatgtagaaattaaattatttgatttttaaacTACATGCCCTTTAATTATAAGTttatcaaactttaaaaattaaattataatataccaTTGTTTTAGAATACAATCTTAATTAAACCTAATTgacatatattaatatatttttaaattaataaaatattattatttaaaatcaaataaaatattatttcaattaatGTCTCtcctttatatttatatatatatataaaatgatgacaaagatataaattaaaaaatataaacataaaggaaaaaaattaaaaataatgatattagatattttatttaattattatatatattttttcaatataaagttttctaaaattaatgaaaatattaaaattattgaataaattaataaaattaaaagggtTAGttgaaattaataataaatgaaaagatttaaattgtttttattaattaatgaacttaattatttttaattaaatttattattaaaattgaaaatcatataaaaaatttaagattAAAAGTTTTGACTGatgcagaattttttttatttagcccaaaaataaaaagaaatagtgATTATATCTTATCTAAATTCATATCATGACTTTTATTTTAtagttaattatattatatatttttatcttCTAGAAAATTATTAAATCACATAAAAtggaatatttaaaaaaaaaaatctctcattttataatttaaaatcaataaatctGTTGTCACAAAAATGACTGATATTGATATTTTTCTCTTTCACATCAATATCcaaaatcataatctctataaatgatttaatttaaattattacatattattatataaatatgaaaatttagtaattcaatttaaattaaaactccATTtacttcataaaaaatatttttcaaagaaATATATtccatgaaaattatttattttttattgattggTTTCAACATTATCAAATAAAGTGCAATGTTGTCTACTATTTATATATATgctaaaatattaattttcttttcgtttataataatataaaagcatttagattatcaaaatttttatttttatcattttatttttaaatataaatatacaatttcatttataataatatgagttttattttttataatttaaaaaagatTTTTTAATATACGATATATTATCTCCAGTTTTCTTAATATATGATATATTAATACATTGGATGTATATATGACACGTGGTAGCAGTGTTGATATTGTAATTAAGTGGAAGAAGAAGGGCGTTCGCCGAGAAGTGCCCATAGTACGAATACCCAAACCCGCACGCAAATCACGTGGTGGATTGGGAAGATGCTCCGCCGAAAGattaaaataatttagaattaaatttAGTAGAATTTAGCGGTATtgacattaaaataataaaatattttttttaaattatatttttagtaatatttaaaatttttttctctaaatttaaTATCAAACAGTAGTTTAGTatctttgcttttttttttcatttactttatttaaattttattaatttttaaataataattcatcgaatattcataaaaatttattttttctataaattacaaaaaattgaATTCATACTAATATAAGTAATGGCGTACATAGAATTATTACCCAAGCTTATTCTATTTCTAGTCTTCAAACTCAACAAATTGATCACTGCCACATGCGGgtccacctttttttttttttttttttggttaattcTCCTTTACTTTTTGAAGGATTGTCCAAGACATTCACATTCTCACGGCACCTTCAAGGGGAAAATGTTTCCTCTAGCTACCCTTTTATTTTTCGCCACGTGTATGCATGTTTGTGACAAATTTACAATTTGATCCCTGATTTCAACTCTTATTATACTTTAATCCCTaacatttcaaaatttaattattttattcttaatttttatattatattatactttaatcattaaatttttaaaaattaaatatttgatttaatcttattaattttaatatataaaataatttaatacttatatcaattaataaaattattataaatattaaaattattagaaataaattattttatatattaaaaataaataaaataaataatttattttttaaatttaaaaattaaagtgtaatatattttaaattttagagattaaataattaattttttaaaatttaaaaattaaagtgtAATATTAAACAAAATTTAAGGGCTAAATTGTAAATTTTAGTTTTTAGGCGTTTTGCATGTGCACCGCTTTCACGTCTCACCCACCTTTGCTCCTCCAATCCCTCCGCGTTTCCCACACGGTTTCCACTCGCCGTCTCCTTTCACACCCTTctctttattttactttttttttttttttaactataacaaaataattaagcctttagattttatttcataagataatatgagaattttgatgtaattagtgagaaaagtaatttaattaatttttctctatttttacaGATAAAGGATTAGAATGTTTTAAGTTTAATTCTCTTTAATTATCATTATGAcaatattattatttacaattagGAATTGGAAAGGTCAatgctaaattttaaaaatctcatttttattgataaaattacCAAACATGTGAAAATTGAAAACTTAAATAATCactaattaaattccttttgctaattcaaacaattttaaaatataaatatacaatataaaatgatttaaaattgacaaattaaattcaatttattacaATTAATAGCGTATTTGAGATCACGTGACTCTATTCACaagaatattttataatttttgttataTAAAATacgtaaatattataatattggagataataaaataaaaatagataattcaagcatttaaaaaaaaaaaaaaaaaaaaaaaaagaggggaagCACGAGAATCTCCTGAAAGAGTAACATACTATTTTATAGTCATGTGTCCAATGGGAAAGCTTAGAATTTCCCACTCGCAATTGCCGATCAACCACCAATCTCCACGTTCCTATTAACCATTTGTTCATGGAACGCGCACATGCCGCCTGTTTTTATAGAAGACATTGGCGGAGTCACGAGTGAGAGTGGGTGGTCCCCACATCGGTCTTGTTGTTTAAAGATGAATTAACAGGggccaaaaataaaataaaataaaataaaataaatcaaatcgTCTCTCTCTCTCCACTTGTTTTACTTGTTAGAGAGAGAAAGTTTTTTCAATCAATTATTGAATTTAACTTATAAGTTTAATTTAA
The sequence above is a segment of the Hevea brasiliensis isolate MT/VB/25A 57/8 chromosome 11, ASM3005281v1, whole genome shotgun sequence genome. Coding sequences within it:
- the LOC110632573 gene encoding probable polygalacturonase, with amino-acid sequence MMVETPPLGRFQYQRLEFKRWVPAFLSSHKTLFTVLWIAAFASVFVWQRNVVGGGFAVFWRVPMRPMPRLRPLAFNLTDFGGVGDGVTLNTEAFERAILAISKLRKKGGGQLNVPSGRWLTAPFNLTSHMTLFLAEDAVILGIEDEKYWPLMPPLPSYGYGREHPGPRYGSLIHGQNLKDVVITGHNGTINGQGQTWWKKYRQKLLNHTRGPLLQIMWSSDILITNITLRDSPFWTLHPYDCKNVTIRNVTILAPIFEAPNTDGIDPDSCEDMVIEDCYISVGDDGIAIKSGWDQYGIAFGRPSMNILIRNLVVRSMVSAGVSIGSEMSGGVSNVTVENVLVWSSRRAVRIKTAPGRGGYIRHITYRNLTFDNVRVGIVIKTDYNEHPDEGYDPKAVPKLEDISYTGVHGQGVRVPVRIHGSEEIPVRNVTFRDMSVGITYKKKHIFQCAFVEGRVIGTIFPAPCENLDRYDEQERLIKHSVSQNLTDVDYDF